One Vespa crabro chromosome 4, iyVesCrab1.2, whole genome shotgun sequence DNA segment encodes these proteins:
- the LOC124423763 gene encoding S-formylglutathione hydrolase isoform X1, translating to MPSPKGQLCKYKKKRTGANLRNFWKQRKKQLQGTAVMETVQQPSSMTELTEVSNNKVFGGWQKVYSHESSVLDCKMNFGIFLPPQAEEVSVPVIYFLSGLTCTEANFIQKSGAQKYASECGVALVVPDTSPRGLNIPDDSDSWDLGIGAGFYVDATKEPWKKNYKMYSYITKELSSLINEKFPILSDKQSIMGHSMGGHGALICALKNPGMYKSVSAFSPISNPIQCPWGKKAFSNYFGETEDNVSWNDWDATELAKKYNGPPLDILIDQGKEDNFLKQGQLLPENLLNAAKDAGLPLVLRFQEAYDHSYYFIATFIEDHIKHHMKYLKN from the exons atgccGTCACCAAAAGGGCAgctttgtaaatataaaaaaaaaaggactggagcaaatttaagaaatttttggaagcaaaggaaaaaacaacTGCAGGGTACAGCAGTCATGGAG aCAGTGCAACAACCTTCATCAATGACGGAACTCACAGAAGTATCTAATAACAAAGTATTTGGAGGATGGCAAAAAGTTTATTCGCATGAGAG cTCCGTTCTCGACTGTAAAATGAACTTTGGTATCTTCCTTCCACCACAAGCGGAAGAAGTTTCAGTCccagttatttattttttatcaggaCTGACATGCACAGAAgcaaattttatacaaaaaagtGGTGCTCAAAAATATGCTTCAGAATGTGGTGTTGCTTTAGTAGTACCTGATACTAGTCCTCGTGGATTAAATATTCCTGATGATTCTGACAGTTGGGACTTAGGAATTGGAGCAGGATTTTATGTGGACGCAACAAAAGAGCcatggaaaaagaattataagatgTACAGTTACATTactaaagaattatcatcgctgattaatgaaaaatttccgATACTTTCTGATAAACAGTCTATAATGGGTCATAG taTGGGAGGTCATGGAGCACTGATCTGTGCACTTAAAAATCCAGGTATGTACAAATCGGTTTCTGCCTTTTCTCCTATCAGCAATCCAATTCAGTGTCCGTGGGGTAAAAAAGCATTCTCTAACTATTTTGGAGAAACAGAAGACAATGTCTCATGGAATGACTGGGATGCTACAGAATTAGCTAAAAAATACAATGGTCCTCCTTTGGATATTTTAATAGATCAG gGGAAAGAAGATAATTTCTTAAAACAGGGTCAATTATTGCctgaaaatttattgaatgcTGCAAAAGATGCTGGATTACCTTTGGTTTTAAGATTTCAAGAAGCTTAtgatcatagttattattttatagctACATTTATCGAAGATCATATTAAACATCATATGAAGTACTTAAAgaattaa
- the LOC124423587 gene encoding sterol O-acyltransferase 1-like, translating to MNIIIWTFGKFSRVLYIWSLMTLTTLGIYIPFYIWAHKRLHFLPLSTALKVWDYGWIAGLVLYLLIFIVLPAKAIVDEGLPVASSTVILTEQVRMLMKCYAFIRSTAPKFLKYKIHAEMEKPVIPDFSKYLYFFFAPTLIYRDNYPRTKSIRWKFVLWHYVEVLLINI from the exons ATGAATATCATAATATGGACTTTCGGAAAATTTTCAAGAGTCCTTTATATTTGGTCTTTAATGACATTGACGACACTTGGAATTTACATTCCGTTCTATATTTGGGCGCACAAACGTCTTCATTTTTTACCATtat CAACTGCTTTAAAAGTATGGGACTATGGATGGATAGCGGGGCTTGTATTATATTTGCTCATTTTCATCGTTCTTCCAGCTAAAGCAATAGTAGATGAGGGACTACCAGTAGCTTCTAGCACTGTAATTCTTACAGAACag GTTCGTATGTTAATGAAATGTTACGCTTTCATAAGGAGTACGGCAccaaaatttcttaaatacaaaatacacGCGGAAATGGAAAAGCCAGTAATACCAGATTTTTCGAAGTATCTGTATTTCTTCTTCGCTCCAACGTTAATCTATAGAGATAATTATCCTAG GACAAAAAGTATTCGATGGAAGTTTGTTCTCTGGCATTATGTAGAAGTTTTGTTGATTAATATTTGA
- the LOC124423761 gene encoding sterol O-acyltransferase 1-like isoform X2 yields MNGHLEISNLRLNKSEKKRAIDEETVAEIRTRMQEISESIIEQVNDRINDMISEVLSKTDRERSLQMSDNLSDKYCDKRINVGMNIIIWSFGKFSRVLYIWSLMTLTTLGIYIPFYIWAHKRLHFLPLSTALKVWDYGWIAGLVLYLLIFIVLPAKAIVDEGLPVASSTVILTEQVRMLMKCYAFIRSTAPKFLKYKIHAEMEKPVIPDFSKYLYFFFAPTLIYRDNYPRTKSIRWKFVLWHYAEVLLIIFYMAFICKRFFYPIYRKHGVKPVRREELFLNIINTSMPGILFFLCGFYCLLHAWLNACAEVLRFADRLFYKDWWNSSSYSVYYRTWNVVVHDWLYAYVYKDVVEILTNQNRFIATCSVFCISAFVHEYIMCFAFQFFCPGMILLFGFIGCPLTFITRKAGNIFLWFTLILGNGVMCSMYAMEFFGRQNCVEYPDKFLNFILPRIWYCNPISE; encoded by the exons ATGAACGGTCATTtggaaatttcaaatttacgaC TTaacaaaagtgaaaaaaaaagagcgatAGATGAAGAAACTGTTGCTGAAATACGAACACGAATGCAA GAAATTTCGGAAAGCATTATTGAACAAGTCAATGATCGTATTAATGATATGATATCAGAAGTATTAAGCAAAACTGATCGTGAAAGATCATTACAAATGTCAGATAATTTGAGTGATAAATACTGTGATAAAAG aatAAATGTCGGAATGAATATCATAATATGGAGTTTCGGAAAATTTTCAAGAGTCCTTTATATTTGGTCTTTAATGACATTAACGACACTTGGAATTTACATTCCGTTCTATATTTGGGCGCACAAACGTCTTCATTTTTTACCATtat CAACTGCTTTAAAAGTATGGGACTATGGATGGATAGCGGGGCTTGTATTATATTTGCTCATTTTCATCGTTCTTCCAGCTAAAGCAATAGTAGATGAGGGACTACCAGTAGCTTCTAGCACTGTAATTCTTACAGAACag GTTCGTATGTTAATGAAATGTTACGCTTTCATAAGGAGTACGGCAccaaaatttcttaaatacaaaatacacGCGGAAATGGAAAAGCCAGTAATACCAGATTTTTCGAAGTATCTGTATTTCTTCTTCGCTCCAACGTTAATCTATAGAGATAATTATCCTAG GACAAAAAGTATTCGATGGAAGTTTGTTCTCTGGCATTATGCAGAAGTTttgttgataatattttacatggcTTTCATATGCAAACGCTTCTTTTATCCGATATATAGAAAGCATGGAGTGAAACCTGTAAGAAGGGAAGAATTGTTTCTCAATATAATCAACACATCCATGCCTggaattcttttcttcctttgtgGATTTTATTGTCTTTTACACGCTTGGTTAAACGCTTGCGCTGAAGTATTGCGTTTTGCCGATCGATTGTTTTACAag GACTGGTGGAATTCATCATCTTATAGCGTTTACTACAGAACATGGAACGTCGTCGTGCACGATTGGCTTTACGCCTACGTATACAAAGATGTGGTTGAGATCTTAACAAACCAAAATAGGTTTATCGCAACTTGCTCCGTATTTTGCATATCCGCATTCGTTCatgaatatataatgtgtTTTGCCTTCCAATTTTTTTGTCCCGGAATGATACTTTTGTTTGGTTTCATAGGCTGTCCGTTGACTTTTATCACAAGAAAAGCTGGCAATATATTTCTATGGTTTACCCTTATCTTAGGTAACGGTGTAATGTGCAGTATGTATGCTATGGAATTCTTTGGAAGACAAAATTGTGTTGAGTATCCTGATAAATTCTTGAATTTCATTTTACCGAGAATTTGGTATTGTAACCCTATATCCGAATGA
- the LOC124423761 gene encoding sterol O-acyltransferase 1-like isoform X1, with protein MNGHLEISNLRLNKSEKKRAIDEETVAEIRTRMQEISESIIEQVNDRINDMISEVLSKTDRERSLQMSDNLSDKYCDKRKSSKESILPEKQFSERNSLLTDLFNTNKHVRTVYNIFTTILILLFMNTITYDIMDGGSINVGMNIIIWSFGKFSRVLYIWSLMTLTTLGIYIPFYIWAHKRLHFLPLSTALKVWDYGWIAGLVLYLLIFIVLPAKAIVDEGLPVASSTVILTEQVRMLMKCYAFIRSTAPKFLKYKIHAEMEKPVIPDFSKYLYFFFAPTLIYRDNYPRTKSIRWKFVLWHYAEVLLIIFYMAFICKRFFYPIYRKHGVKPVRREELFLNIINTSMPGILFFLCGFYCLLHAWLNACAEVLRFADRLFYKDWWNSSSYSVYYRTWNVVVHDWLYAYVYKDVVEILTNQNRFIATCSVFCISAFVHEYIMCFAFQFFCPGMILLFGFIGCPLTFITRKAGNIFLWFTLILGNGVMCSMYAMEFFGRQNCVEYPDKFLNFILPRIWYCNPISE; from the exons ATGAACGGTCATTtggaaatttcaaatttacgaC TTaacaaaagtgaaaaaaaaagagcgatAGATGAAGAAACTGTTGCTGAAATACGAACACGAATGCAA GAAATTTCGGAAAGCATTATTGAACAAGTCAATGATCGTATTAATGATATGATATCAGAAGTATTAAGCAAAACTGATCGTGAAAGATCATTACAAATGTCAGATAATTTGAGTGATAAATACTGTGATAAAAG AAAATCATCAAAGGAAAGTATCTTACCGGAAAAACAATTTTCTgaaagaaattcattattaaCTGATCTTTTTAACACCAATAAACATGTGCGGacggtatataatatatttacaacgatactaatattactttttatgaATACTATTACATACGATATTATGGATGGTGGATC aatAAATGTCGGAATGAATATCATAATATGGAGTTTCGGAAAATTTTCAAGAGTCCTTTATATTTGGTCTTTAATGACATTAACGACACTTGGAATTTACATTCCGTTCTATATTTGGGCGCACAAACGTCTTCATTTTTTACCATtat CAACTGCTTTAAAAGTATGGGACTATGGATGGATAGCGGGGCTTGTATTATATTTGCTCATTTTCATCGTTCTTCCAGCTAAAGCAATAGTAGATGAGGGACTACCAGTAGCTTCTAGCACTGTAATTCTTACAGAACag GTTCGTATGTTAATGAAATGTTACGCTTTCATAAGGAGTACGGCAccaaaatttcttaaatacaaaatacacGCGGAAATGGAAAAGCCAGTAATACCAGATTTTTCGAAGTATCTGTATTTCTTCTTCGCTCCAACGTTAATCTATAGAGATAATTATCCTAG GACAAAAAGTATTCGATGGAAGTTTGTTCTCTGGCATTATGCAGAAGTTttgttgataatattttacatggcTTTCATATGCAAACGCTTCTTTTATCCGATATATAGAAAGCATGGAGTGAAACCTGTAAGAAGGGAAGAATTGTTTCTCAATATAATCAACACATCCATGCCTggaattcttttcttcctttgtgGATTTTATTGTCTTTTACACGCTTGGTTAAACGCTTGCGCTGAAGTATTGCGTTTTGCCGATCGATTGTTTTACAag GACTGGTGGAATTCATCATCTTATAGCGTTTACTACAGAACATGGAACGTCGTCGTGCACGATTGGCTTTACGCCTACGTATACAAAGATGTGGTTGAGATCTTAACAAACCAAAATAGGTTTATCGCAACTTGCTCCGTATTTTGCATATCCGCATTCGTTCatgaatatataatgtgtTTTGCCTTCCAATTTTTTTGTCCCGGAATGATACTTTTGTTTGGTTTCATAGGCTGTCCGTTGACTTTTATCACAAGAAAAGCTGGCAATATATTTCTATGGTTTACCCTTATCTTAGGTAACGGTGTAATGTGCAGTATGTATGCTATGGAATTCTTTGGAAGACAAAATTGTGTTGAGTATCCTGATAAATTCTTGAATTTCATTTTACCGAGAATTTGGTATTGTAACCCTATATCCGAATGA
- the LOC124423756 gene encoding nucleolar protein 14 homolog, with product MVKAKKMNMSEKAQLQHNQQKKKNLNPFEIHINKDKQNVLGRRNKADRGLPGISRAKAISKRKGTLFQEYKLKNKDNVFLDKRIGEKNFRMTPEEKAMARFTAERIKAHKKKNIFSLNDEEVLTHRGQTLEEIEKFDDPKSDDEFSDDENRDGKLNKKFVESHFGGGVLSKSDSTISRKDLIAELIAESKKRKAEKQKIREETVDLTEKLDTEWKDLLPIVSASKISNQDPVDKIKVDDYDMAVRELKFEARGNPTDRLKSEEEIIKEEKEKLEALEADRLARMKGFMSDSNAELKHKSADDLDDGFFVEKISDEIQNDGVSNDNDIFNDDISQSSNDTSNSNDSEFNENVNQTEIRVERMKKSLVNDKIDKTNKINQESKLINDEHEESKEEYETDLCENSDVQSDSNNVEGESSSEDDLSDLKQSDSSSEDEEISDKKNIRFGNNIYTEKSINIKNDKLKSIIKANNEAVIDKIVSIDRKQEIRNDLLKRKEIMEKARKELPYTYKIPENFEELQKLLQNQNPDYQSVIIDRIIKCNHWTLDKQNKEKLSELFIFLMKYILNNNIENDDVENIVNFFQVFDRLCPYLYDLAHINPENTKNCIVEIIKEKHEEFEKNRKQYPNIDTLIIFKLVSLLFPTSDFRHVIVTPCLIFMSQILLTCRIKNRRDISKGLFICTLMLEYTVLSKRFAPSAINFLRGIIYMATPKLLIKGIKVIPPFKSIGESSNLLIIDQEKTDLEMNLNTVIMKAYDLVNEDIDNDYRIRVLFTAINLITEFKNHLQELESAYSIFEPIMKLLKENPYNGYPSTLKEHIKQLNGELIDLKNKKLEYIIREKKRPKPLRQYEPHIERVYDGKKHKPMSKEKAEREKLLHKYKKEMKGAIREIRKDRAFLSKLQIKQQIKSDAERKRKVKEIFGDAAKQQNELKKLKKK from the exons atggtGAAAGCAAAGAAGATGAATATGTCTGAAAAAGCACAATTACAACATaaccaacaaaaaaagaaaaatttaaatcccttcgaaatacatataaataaagacaaaCAAAATGTTTTAGGACGAAGGAATAAAGCAGACAGAGGTTTGCCTGGTATATCACGTGCTAAAGCTATTAGTAAACGCAAGGGTACTCTGTTTCAAgagtataaattaaaaaataaagacaatgTGTTTTTAGATAAACGCATaggtgaaaaaaattttcgtatGACACCAGAAGAAAAAGCTATGGCAAGATTTACAGCAGAACGTATAAAAgctcataaaaagaaaaacatttttagtTTGAATGACGAAGAAGTACTGACGCATAGAGGCCAAACTcttgaagaaatagaaaaatttgatgATCCAAAAAGTGATGATGAATTTAGTGATGATGAAAATAGAGATGGAAAactgaataaaaaatttgttgaatCACATTTTGGAGGCGGCGTTCTATCAAAATCAGACTCAACTATATCTAGAAAAGACCTGATTGCTGAACTTATTGCTGAATCCAAAAAACGAAAAGCTGAGAAGCAAAAGATACGTGAGGAAACCGTAGATTTAACAGAAAAACTAGATACTGAATGGAAAGATCTTCTTCCTATAGTATCAGCAAGTAAAATATCAAATCAAGATCctgttgataaaataaaagttgatGATTATGATATGGCTGTACGTGAATTAAAATTTGAAGCAAGAGGCAATCCTACTGACAGATTAAAATCTGaggaagaaattattaaagaagagaaggaaaaattagAAGCACTTGAAGCTGATCGTTTAGCAAGAATGAAAGGATTTATGTCAGATTCAAATGCAGAACTAAAACATAAATCAGCTGATGATCTTGACGATGGATTTTTTGTAGAGAAAATATCTGATGAAATTCAAAATGATGGAGTAAGTAATgacaatgatatatttaatgatgATATTAGTCAAAGCTCAAACGatactagtaatagtaatgattctgaatttaatgaaaatgtaaatCAAACAGAAATTCGAgtagaaagaatgaagaaatctcttgtaaatgataaaattgataagacaaataaaattaatcaagaatcaaaattaataaatgatgaacatgaagaaagtaaagaagaatatGAAACAGATTTGTGTGAAAATTCGGATGTCCAGTCAGATTCTAATAATGTAGAAGGTGAAAGCTCCTCAGAAGATGACTTATCAGATTTAAAACAATCTGACTCCTCTAGCGAAGATGAGGAGATAtctgacaaaaaaaatattagatttggaaataatatatatactgaaaaatcaattaatatcaaaaatgatAAGTTGAAgtcaataataaaagcaaataaTGAAGCAGTTATTGACAAAATTGTCAGTATAGatagaaaacaagaaattagaaatgatcttttaaaaaggaaagaaatcatGGAAAAAGCTAGAAAAGAATTGCCTTATACTTATAAAATACCAGAAAATTTTGAggaattacaaaaattattacaaaatcaaAATCCCGATTATCAATCAGTTATTATAGATCGTATAATAAAATGCAATCATTGGACTCTggataaacaaaacaaagaaaaattatccgaattatttatatttctaatgaaatatattcttaataataatatagaaaacgATGATGTAGAAAACATTGTTAACTTTTTTCAAGTTTTTGAtag gtTATGTCCTTATCTATATGATCTTGCACATATAAATCCAGAAAATACTAAGAATTGTatagttgaaataataaaagaaaaacatgaagaatttgaaaagaataGGAAACAATATCCCAACATAGATACA cttattatttttaaattggtATCACTATTATTCCCAACATCTGACTTTAGACATGTAATTGTTACTCCTTGCCTTATATTTATGTCACAAATATTACTAACATGTCGTATTAAAAACAGAAGAGATATATCAAAAGGTCTCTTTATATGTACCCTTATGTTAGAG taTACAGTATTAAGTAAACGATTTGCTCCATCTGCGATCAATTTTCTACGTGGAATAATATACATGGCTACGCCAAAACTTTTGATCAAAGGAATTAAGGTGATTCCTCCTTTTAAAAGTATTGGTGAATCaagtaatttattaataattgatcaGGAAAAAACAGATttagaaatgaatttaaatacAGTAATTATGAAAGCATATGATTTAGTAAATGAAGATATAGACAATGATTACAGAATAAGAGTTTTATTTACtgcaataaatttaattactgaatttaaaaatcatcTTCAAGAATTAGAATCTGCATATTCTATATTCGAACCAATTATGaagttattaaaagaaaacccATACAATGGATATCCTTCAACTTTAAAGGAGCATATAAAACAGTTAAATGGAGAATTAATCGacttaaagaataaaaagcttgaatatattattcgtgaaaagaaaagaccaaAACCATTAAGGCAATATGAGCCTCATATTGAAAGAGT atatgatGGCAAAAAGCATAAGCCAATGTCtaaagaaaaagcagaaagagaaaaattacttcataaatataaaaaagaaatgaagggcGCTATTCGTGAAATAAGAAAGGATAGAGCATTTTTATccaaattacaaattaaacaACAAATTAAGAGTGATGCAGAACGCAAACGTaaagtgaaagaaatatttggtGATGCAGCGAAACAACAAAATGAactaaaaaagttaaaaaagaaatag
- the LOC124423757 gene encoding SWI/SNF-related matrix-associated actin-dependent regulator of chromatin subfamily A-like protein 1 — MATVQYTQKEIEKKRLEALQRKRQIQSKVTAPFDPGKVQQNQNIKLPIKSSSQNASNLRRPITDPILKSEPNNSQIGPMRKYKTNNRYTPMTPQKFFGINSVITGKCYMITNERFAIEISSYLPSVIEIFKTVNSRIYDIKTKIWNFHLKDYDNLIKKLLELKSNLSIIQIPKSVLQIFQKNLNSPNEISSIDLSSIDATLRDMLMPFQQEGICYGISKNGCCIIADDMGLGKTLQALGIAYYFKDSWPLLIVAPSSVRYQWSEAIYNFLPSIPAHYVHQFTNAKDFVSDVKIVIVSYDILVRAVEIFKRRVFGFIILDESHILKNNKTARFNAVQSTVSNARHIILLSGTPALSRPIELYTQVNLVLPNFMGFQEYGIRYCAGEKKLFGWDFTGSSNMQELQLLLKSTCMIRRLKADVLNQLPSKIRQVIILNPDLIKVGTKEMEDMSKELEKKVSTGLEHHNALLQYYNTSSFVRLKAVCKHITQLFETKQKCLIYAHHQHVLDAICDIAESMEIGYIRIDGRTSSNRRKDLINNFQDNTNCLVAILSITAANAGITLTAAQLVVFAELFWNPGILCQAEDRVHRIGQDSNVVIQYLVAKQTADDHLWSLIQRKINILCKVGLNQNILMDEAEVTNQVLKQNDQLKIEFFMEKTPKKSLKSDDKMDISDEINNDKSLENNEEKEEIPIIDIKELLNLGEEDLQNCDWNF; from the exons atggcTACTGTACAATATAcacagaaagaaatagaaaagaaacgcTTGGAAGCATTACAAAGAAAACGACAAATTCAATCAAAAGTAACAGCACCATTTGATCCAGGAAAAGTAcaacaaaatcaaaatataaagtTACCTATAAAAAGTTCTTCACAAAATGCAAGTAATCTTCGACGGCCTATTACTGATCCTATACTCAAATCTGAACCAAACAATTCTCAGATTGGGCCTATGCGAAAATACAAaacaaataatagatatacacCTATGACACCACAAAAATTTTTTGGTATTAATTCTGTTATAACAGGAAAATGCTATATGATTACTAACGAAAGATTTGCAATAGAAATATCATCTTATTTACCATctgtaattgaaatatttaaaacggTGAACAGTAGAATATATg atataaaGACGAAGATATGGAATTTTCATCTGAAAgattatgataatttaataaagaagCTATTGGAATTAAAATCTAATCTTTCTATAATACAAATACCAAAATCTGTCCTTCag attttcCAGAAAAACTTAAATTCACCTAATGAAATATCTTCTATTGATCTGTCATCAATAGATGCAACATTGAGAGATATGTTAATGCCTTTTCAACAAGAAGGCATCTG ttATGGTATTTCAAAAAATGGTTGTTGTATAATTGCTGATGATATGGGATTGGGAAAAACATTGCAAGCATTAGGAATAGCATATTACTTTAAAGATAGTTGGCCTTTGTTAATTGTAGCACCATCCTCTGTTAg gtaTCAATGGTCCGAagctatttataattttttaccaTCTATACCTGCACATTATGTTCATCAATTTACCAATGCTAAAGACTTTGTTAGTGatgtaaaaattgttatagTATCTTATGATATATTAGTAAGAGcagtagaaatatttaaaaggcGTGTTTTTGGATTTATCATTTTG GATGAAtcccacattttgaaaaacaataaaactGCTAGATTTAATGCAGTACAAAGCACTGTATCTAATGCACGACATATAATTTTACTTAGTGGAACACCAGCCTTGTCTCGTCCTATAGAATTATATACTCAGGTTAATCTTGTGCTTCCCAATTTTATGGG ATTTCAAGAGTATGGAATTCGATATTGTgcaggagaaaaaaaactttttggCTGGGATTTTACTGGATCATCAAATATGCAGGAATTACAATTACTACTAAAATCAACTTGTATGATTAGACGATTAAAAGCTGATGTGTTAAATCAATTACCATCAAAAATAAG GCAGGTCATTATATTGAATCCAGATCTTATAAAAGTAGGTacgaaagaaatggaagatatGTCCAAAGAGTTAGAGAAAAAAGTTTCAACTGGTCTAGAACATCATAATGCACTTCTTCAGTATTATAATACATCAAGTTTTGTAAGATTAAAAGCTGTATG TAAACATATTACTCAACTGTTCGAAACTAAACAGAAGTGTCTTATTTATGCTCATCATCAACATGTTTTAGATGCAATATGTGATATTGCAGAATCTATGGAAATAGG atatataaggaTCGATGGAAGGACAAGTtcaaatagaagaaaagatttgATCAATAATTTTCAAGATAATACAAATTGTTTGGTAGCTATCTTATCTATAACTGCTGCAAATGCTGGCATTACACTAACAGCTGCACAACTAGTAGTTTTTGCAGAATTATTTTGGAACCCTGGA atTTTATGCCAAGCAGAAGATAGAGTACACCGAATAGGACAAGATAGTAATGTTGTTATCCAATATTTAGTGGCAAAACAAACAGCTGATGATCATTTATGGTCATTAatacaaagaaagataaatatactATGCAAAGTTGGTCTCAATCAAAATATTCTCATGGACGAAGCGGAAGTAACAAATCAagtattaaaacaaaatgacCAGTTAAAAATAGAGTTCTTCATGGAAAAAACTCCAAAAAAGAGTTTGAAATCAGATGATAAGATGGATATAAGTgatgaaataaataacgataaatcattagaaaataatgaagaaaaagaagaaattcctattatagatattaaagaattaCTAAATTTAGGTGAAGAAGATCTACAAAATTGTGATTggaatttctaa
- the LOC124423763 gene encoding S-formylglutathione hydrolase isoform X2 has protein sequence MTELTEVSNNKVFGGWQKVYSHESSVLDCKMNFGIFLPPQAEEVSVPVIYFLSGLTCTEANFIQKSGAQKYASECGVALVVPDTSPRGLNIPDDSDSWDLGIGAGFYVDATKEPWKKNYKMYSYITKELSSLINEKFPILSDKQSIMGHSMGGHGALICALKNPGMYKSVSAFSPISNPIQCPWGKKAFSNYFGETEDNVSWNDWDATELAKKYNGPPLDILIDQGKEDNFLKQGQLLPENLLNAAKDAGLPLVLRFQEAYDHSYYFIATFIEDHIKHHMKYLKN, from the exons ATGACGGAACTCACAGAAGTATCTAATAACAAAGTATTTGGAGGATGGCAAAAAGTTTATTCGCATGAGAG cTCCGTTCTCGACTGTAAAATGAACTTTGGTATCTTCCTTCCACCACAAGCGGAAGAAGTTTCAGTCccagttatttattttttatcaggaCTGACATGCACAGAAgcaaattttatacaaaaaagtGGTGCTCAAAAATATGCTTCAGAATGTGGTGTTGCTTTAGTAGTACCTGATACTAGTCCTCGTGGATTAAATATTCCTGATGATTCTGACAGTTGGGACTTAGGAATTGGAGCAGGATTTTATGTGGACGCAACAAAAGAGCcatggaaaaagaattataagatgTACAGTTACATTactaaagaattatcatcgctgattaatgaaaaatttccgATACTTTCTGATAAACAGTCTATAATGGGTCATAG taTGGGAGGTCATGGAGCACTGATCTGTGCACTTAAAAATCCAGGTATGTACAAATCGGTTTCTGCCTTTTCTCCTATCAGCAATCCAATTCAGTGTCCGTGGGGTAAAAAAGCATTCTCTAACTATTTTGGAGAAACAGAAGACAATGTCTCATGGAATGACTGGGATGCTACAGAATTAGCTAAAAAATACAATGGTCCTCCTTTGGATATTTTAATAGATCAG gGGAAAGAAGATAATTTCTTAAAACAGGGTCAATTATTGCctgaaaatttattgaatgcTGCAAAAGATGCTGGATTACCTTTGGTTTTAAGATTTCAAGAAGCTTAtgatcatagttattattttatagctACATTTATCGAAGATCATATTAAACATCATATGAAGTACTTAAAgaattaa
- the LOC124423586 gene encoding histone H3.3-like, giving the protein MVRRKNRPRSNITRLRVDSSTTSEESARPKIRQNILRRRRPALRNIIYLQNTTHLLIPKAPFIRLVRQIFIELYSTIYRIQLIALEALQEALEMYMIQFFEDSLLLTSHAKRVTLQKDDMLLNRRLRGRSDIINK; this is encoded by the exons ATggtacgtcgaaaaaataggCCGAG atCAAACATTACGCGTTTGCGAGTCGATTCTTCTACAACCAGTGAAGAGTCTGCA cgACCGAAAATACGTCAAAATATACTACGACGCAGGAGACCCGCATTaaggaatattatatatcttcaaAACACAACGCATCTTCTTATACCAAAAGCACCGTTCATTCGTTTAGttagacaaatttttatagaattatattcCACAATTTACAG AATACAATTGATCGCATTAGAAGCATTACAAGAAGCATTAGAAATGTATATGATACAATTTTTTGAAGATTCATTGTTACTAACTAGTCATGCAAAACGTGTAACACTTCAAAAGGATGACATGTTATTAAACCGACGATTAAGAGGTCGATCCGACATTATcaacaaatga